The Agreia sp. COWG nucleotide sequence ATGGTGTTCCACGAGATCACCCGCGAGGCCATCGAGAAGGCCAGGGACAACACCCGGCAGATCGATGCCGCTCTGGTCGACGCGCAGGAGACCCGCCGCATCCTCGACCGCCTGTACGGCTACGAAGTCTCGCCCGTGCTGTGGCGCAAGATCGGACCGGGCCTGTCTGCGGGTCGTGTGCAGTCCGCTGCAACACGGCTCGTCGTCGAGCGTGAACGTGAGCGCCTGGCGTTCACCGCGGCCGGATACTGGGACCTCACGGCGACCCTGTCGCCTGAGCTCGAACAGCTCTCCACATCGGATGGCTTCGAGGCCCGGCTCGCCCGCGTGAATGGTGAGCGGATCGCATCCGGCCGCGACTTCGACGAGAACGGCAAGCTGAAGTCGAAGGCCACTCCGCTCGACGAGGCGGCCGCACAGGCCCTCTCGGCAGCGCTCGCGGCTCCGGGCGTGAACATCGCCGTCACCTCCGTCGATTCCAAGCCATACACACGCCGGCCTGCCGCGCCCTTCACCACCTCGACGCTGCAGCAGGAGGCCTCGCGCAAGCTCCGGTTCTCTGCGCGGCAGACCATGAGTGTCGCCCAGTCTCTCTACGAGAACGGGTACATCACCTACATGCGAACCGACTCGCCTTCTCTGTCGCAGCAGGCGCTGAACGCCGCACGCTCGCAGGCGACCGCGCTCTACGGTGCCGAGACGGTTCCCGACAAGCCCCGCCTCTACACGGGCAAGGGAAAGAACGCGCAGGAAGCGCACGAGGCCATCCGCCCCGCGGGAGAGACCTTCCGCACCCCCACCCAGCTCTCCGCCACGCTGAGGGGCAACGACTTCAAGCTGTACGACCTCATCTGGAAGCGCACCGTCGCCTCGCAGATGGCCGACGCCAAGGGTGTCACCGCATCCGTGACCATCGCCGCCGGTCCGGTCACGGTCGAGGGCCAGAGCGAGACGGCCCTCGCGGAGTTCGTGGCCAGCGGAACGGTCATCACCTTCCGTGGCTTCCTGCACGCCTACGAAGAGGGCCAGGACGAAGACCGCAACGGCCCTGCCGAGCCCGCCGAGGCCAAGCTCCCTCCGCTGAAGGAGGGCCAGCTGCTGCGCGCGGTCGACGTGGATGCGGCCGGCCACGAGACCTCGCCGCCGCCGCGCTACACGGAAGCGAGCCTCGTGAAGACCCTCGACGAGCTCGGCATCGGTCGACCGTCGACCTACGCATCGATCATCTCGACCATCGTCGACCGCGGCTATGTGACTCCGCGGGGCCAGGCTCTGGTGCCGAGCTGGATCGCCTTCTCGGTGGTGCGCCTGCTCGAGGACTACTTCGGCGACCTCGTGAACTACGACTTCACCGCGACGTTGGAGAACGACCTCGACCGCATCGCCGGAGGCGAAGAGGATCGTGTCGATTGGCTGAACGGCTTCTACTTCGGCAACGAGGGTCACCGCGGACTCCGCAATGTGATCGACAATCTCGGCGACATCGACGCTCGCACCGTGAACTCGGTGATCATCGCCGACGACATAACGCTGCGCATCGGCAAGTACGGCCCGTACCTCGAGGTGCGAGACGACGATGCAGAAGCCGACGCAACTCCCCGCCGGGTGAACATCCCCGGCGACCTCGCGCCCGACGAACTCACCGAGGCGAAGGCCAGGGAACTCATCGATGCCCCTGTGGTCGTCGACCGTGTCATCGGGGTGAATCCCGAGACGGGAAAGAACGTCGTGGCGAAGGACGGTCGATTCGGCCCGTATGTGACCGAGGTCGATCCCGAGCCCGAAGCGGTTGCCGAGACGGCTCCCGCCGAGGTCACGTCCGCCACCGAGACCACCACCACGGCCGCGAAGAAGGCTCCTGCCAAGAAGCCCGCCGCGAAGAAGAGCACGGCACCCAAGCCGCGTACCGCGTCGCTCTTCAAGTCGATGGACCTCGCG carries:
- the topA gene encoding type I DNA topoisomerase, with product MPGPKKLVIVESPTKVKSIAQYLGDGFEVQASVGHIRDLIEPKNLPPELKTGSLGKFSVDVEKGFAPYYVVSDAKKKTVAELKRALAGASELYLATDEDREGEAIAWHLLEVLKPKVPVHRMVFHEITREAIEKARDNTRQIDAALVDAQETRRILDRLYGYEVSPVLWRKIGPGLSAGRVQSAATRLVVERERERLAFTAAGYWDLTATLSPELEQLSTSDGFEARLARVNGERIASGRDFDENGKLKSKATPLDEAAAQALSAALAAPGVNIAVTSVDSKPYTRRPAAPFTTSTLQQEASRKLRFSARQTMSVAQSLYENGYITYMRTDSPSLSQQALNAARSQATALYGAETVPDKPRLYTGKGKNAQEAHEAIRPAGETFRTPTQLSATLRGNDFKLYDLIWKRTVASQMADAKGVTASVTIAAGPVTVEGQSETALAEFVASGTVITFRGFLHAYEEGQDEDRNGPAEPAEAKLPPLKEGQLLRAVDVDAAGHETSPPPRYTEASLVKTLDELGIGRPSTYASIISTIVDRGYVTPRGQALVPSWIAFSVVRLLEDYFGDLVNYDFTATLENDLDRIAGGEEDRVDWLNGFYFGNEGHRGLRNVIDNLGDIDARTVNSVIIADDITLRIGKYGPYLEVRDDDAEADATPRRVNIPGDLAPDELTEAKARELIDAPVVVDRVIGVNPETGKNVVAKDGRFGPYVTEVDPEPEAVAETAPAEVTSATETTTTAAKKAPAKKPAAKKSTAPKPRTASLFKSMDLATIDIETALRLLDLPRVVGDDPESGEPITAQNGKFGPYLKKGTDTRSITSEDLIFEIDLPGALELFAQPKYGARRASSALKEFEAPDPDSGKAIRIKDGRFGAYVTDGVTNATIPKGETVEEVDFDRAVQLLADKRAKGPAAPRKTAAKKAPAKKAPAKKAPVKKATTAKATTTKATTAKAATAKAPAAAKPAARKAPAKKAAPTT